One window from the genome of Streptomyces sp. NBC_00708 encodes:
- a CDS encoding methyltransferase domain-containing protein: MSTAPIPADWREANRRMWDERVPIHAGSDFYDLDAFRAGKDALRPFELAEVGDVTGRSLLHLQCHIGLDTLSWARHGAAQVVGLDFSEPAVETARTLAEDLGLGPDRAAFVAADVYDAAQAVPDSSYDIVYTGVGALNWLPDIGRWAETAASLVAPGGFLYLAEFHPLTDCLDDETGSRIVHDYFSREAWVDETPGTYADFDAPTIHNRSVEWQHPVGSVVSALAAAGLRIEFLHEHDVSLFARFPVLKRGADDFFRYPPDRPRIPLMYSLKATRPSA, translated from the coding sequence ATGTCCACCGCTCCGATACCGGCCGACTGGCGCGAAGCCAACCGCAGGATGTGGGATGAGCGTGTGCCCATCCACGCCGGCAGTGACTTCTACGACCTCGACGCCTTCCGTGCCGGGAAGGACGCCCTGCGGCCCTTCGAGCTGGCCGAGGTCGGCGACGTGACCGGCCGGTCGCTGCTGCACCTGCAGTGCCATATCGGACTCGACACGCTCTCCTGGGCGCGGCACGGTGCCGCTCAGGTCGTGGGCCTCGACTTCTCCGAACCGGCCGTCGAGACCGCCCGCACGCTCGCCGAGGACCTGGGTCTCGGCCCCGACCGCGCGGCCTTCGTCGCCGCCGACGTGTACGACGCGGCCCAGGCCGTACCGGACTCCTCGTACGACATCGTCTACACGGGCGTCGGTGCGCTGAACTGGCTGCCCGACATCGGCCGCTGGGCCGAGACGGCCGCCTCGTTGGTGGCGCCGGGCGGCTTCCTGTACCTCGCGGAGTTCCATCCGCTCACGGACTGCCTCGACGACGAGACGGGTTCGCGGATCGTGCACGACTACTTCAGCCGCGAGGCATGGGTGGACGAGACGCCGGGTACGTACGCGGACTTCGACGCGCCGACCATCCACAACCGCAGCGTCGAGTGGCAGCACCCGGTGGGCAGCGTGGTGTCCGCGCTGGCCGCCGCGGGTCTGCGGATCGAGTTCCTGCACGAGCACGACGTCTCGCTCTTCGCGCGTTTCCCGGTCCTGAAACGCGGAGCGGACGACTTCTTCCGCTACCCGCCGGACCGGCCTCGTATCCCGTTGATGTACTCGCTCAAGGCGACCCGCCCGTCAGCATGA
- a CDS encoding prolyl oligopeptidase family serine peptidase yields the protein MTEATGSSTTASVPLWEQRFRAPRVSLPDWAEDAPDRALFVSNATGTYELYTWDRATGEQRQVTDRPNGTTDGVLTPDGEAVWWFNDTDGDEFGVWMRRPFHGGADVEAEPAAPGLEASYPAGLAIGRDNTAVIGRSTDEDGTTVHVVRPGAAPVEIYRHRESAGVGDLSHDGTLIALEHTEHGDAMHSALRVVRPDGTTVAELDDTEGGTKELGLAVLGFAPVDGDTRLLVGHQRRGRWEPMIWDPVAGTETDLAIDLPGDVGAEWYPDGSALLVEHGFEARSELWRYEPAAADGSLVRVETPTGTVSGATARPDGTVEYLWSSAAEPPVVRSTTGAVVLDPPGDRAPASVPVEDVWVDGPGGRIHALVQRPAAPAEGPFPTVFEIHGGPTWHDSDAFAAGPAAWVDHGYAVVRVNYRGSTGYGRAWTDALKHRVGLIELEDIAAVREWAVKSGLADPAKLVLAGGSWGGYLTLLGLGTQPGDWALGLAAVPVADYVTAYHDEMEALKAMDRTLLGGTPEEVPERFEASSPLTYVEAVRAPVYISAGVNDPRCPIRQVENYVDRLKDRDAVHEVYRYDAGHGSLVVEERIKQVRLELDFARRHLAGVSPAGPGDPVAPGEEVPVGGA from the coding sequence ATGACTGAGGCCACTGGTTCGTCGACGACCGCATCCGTCCCCCTGTGGGAGCAGCGTTTCCGGGCTCCCAGGGTGTCGCTGCCCGACTGGGCGGAGGACGCGCCTGACCGCGCGTTGTTCGTCTCCAACGCGACCGGCACCTACGAGCTGTACACCTGGGACCGGGCGACCGGTGAGCAGCGCCAGGTGACCGACCGGCCGAACGGGACGACGGACGGCGTGCTGACTCCGGACGGCGAGGCCGTGTGGTGGTTCAACGACACCGACGGGGACGAGTTCGGGGTGTGGATGCGCCGGCCGTTCCACGGCGGTGCGGACGTGGAGGCCGAGCCGGCGGCGCCCGGCCTCGAAGCGTCCTACCCGGCCGGGCTGGCGATCGGCCGGGACAACACGGCGGTGATCGGCCGTTCGACGGACGAGGACGGCACGACGGTCCACGTCGTACGGCCGGGCGCGGCCCCCGTGGAGATCTACCGGCACCGCGAGTCGGCCGGGGTCGGCGACCTGTCGCACGACGGGACGCTGATCGCCCTGGAGCACACCGAGCACGGGGACGCGATGCACTCCGCGCTGCGCGTGGTGCGGCCGGACGGGACGACGGTCGCGGAGCTGGACGACACCGAGGGCGGTACGAAGGAGCTGGGCCTCGCGGTCCTCGGCTTCGCGCCGGTCGACGGGGACACCCGGCTGCTGGTCGGCCACCAGAGGCGCGGGCGCTGGGAGCCGATGATCTGGGACCCGGTGGCGGGCACGGAGACGGACCTGGCCATCGATCTGCCGGGCGATGTGGGTGCCGAGTGGTATCCGGACGGCTCCGCGCTGCTCGTCGAGCACGGCTTCGAGGCCCGCAGCGAGCTGTGGCGGTACGAGCCCGCCGCGGCCGACGGCAGCCTGGTGCGGGTGGAGACGCCCACCGGCACGGTCTCGGGTGCCACGGCCCGGCCGGACGGGACGGTGGAATACCTGTGGTCGTCGGCGGCCGAGCCGCCCGTCGTCCGCTCCACGACCGGTGCGGTGGTGCTCGACCCGCCGGGGGACAGGGCTCCGGCGTCGGTGCCGGTCGAGGACGTGTGGGTGGACGGGCCGGGCGGCCGGATCCACGCGCTCGTGCAGCGTCCGGCGGCCCCCGCCGAGGGGCCCTTCCCGACGGTCTTCGAGATCCACGGCGGCCCCACCTGGCACGACAGCGACGCCTTCGCGGCCGGCCCCGCCGCCTGGGTGGACCACGGCTACGCGGTCGTCCGGGTCAACTACCGCGGCTCGACCGGATACGGGCGGGCCTGGACGGACGCGCTCAAGCACCGGGTCGGGCTGATCGAGCTGGAGGACATCGCGGCGGTGCGGGAGTGGGCGGTGAAGTCCGGTCTCGCGGACCCGGCGAAGCTGGTCCTGGCCGGCGGCTCCTGGGGCGGATACCTCACCCTGCTCGGCCTCGGTACGCAGCCCGGCGACTGGGCCCTCGGCCTGGCGGCGGTCCCCGTCGCGGACTACGTCACGGCGTACCACGACGAGATGGAGGCCCTGAAGGCGATGGACCGCACGCTGCTGGGCGGGACGCCGGAGGAGGTGCCCGAGCGGTTCGAGGCGTCCTCGCCCCTGACGTACGTCGAGGCCGTGCGGGCCCCCGTCTACATCTCGGCCGGCGTCAACGACCCGCGCTGCCCGATCCGCCAGGTCGAGAACTACGTGGACCGGCTGAAGGACCGTGACGCCGTCCACGAGGTCTACCGGTACGACGCGGGGCACGGCTCGCTCGTCGTGGAGGAGCGCATCAAGCAGGTCCGGCTGGAGCTCGACTTCGCCCGGCGGCACCTGGCGGGGGTCTCGCCCGCGGGTCCCGGGGACCCGGTCGCTCCGGGTGAGGAGGTACCGGTGGGCGGCGCGTAG
- a CDS encoding SURF1 family protein has protein sequence MYRFLLTPRWWGINLFVVLAIPFCVFMGTWQLGRFEDRVHTHEAAEKQPAPGTRAARPLDELLPVDTETSGRPATATGRYADRFLVPGRELDDRKGFYVLDMLRTDSGKALPVVRGWLPGKPGQTTVPHAPSGRVTVTGDLQASENAGTAGVGATGGLPDGQVGMISAASLVNLVPYDVYDAWVTLPKGGAGGSEKTAGATGTPADTTGGAARSGATALRPVPATAPEGGGLDLKAFQNLGYTGEWFVFAAFVVFMWFRLLRREAEAARDVQLGLVPEAETPGAEAAAPGEAEARSGA, from the coding sequence GTGTACCGGTTCCTGCTGACCCCGCGATGGTGGGGGATCAACCTCTTCGTCGTGCTGGCCATCCCGTTCTGCGTGTTCATGGGCACTTGGCAGCTCGGCCGCTTCGAGGACCGCGTGCACACGCACGAGGCCGCCGAGAAGCAGCCCGCTCCGGGCACCCGGGCCGCCAGGCCGCTCGACGAGCTGCTGCCCGTCGACACGGAGACCTCCGGCCGGCCCGCCACCGCGACCGGCAGGTACGCGGACCGCTTCCTGGTGCCCGGCCGCGAGCTGGACGACCGGAAGGGCTTCTACGTCCTGGACATGCTGCGGACCGACAGCGGCAAGGCCCTGCCGGTGGTACGCGGCTGGCTGCCCGGGAAGCCGGGGCAGACGACGGTGCCGCACGCACCGTCCGGCCGGGTCACGGTGACCGGCGACCTCCAGGCGTCGGAGAACGCGGGCACCGCCGGGGTCGGCGCGACGGGCGGGCTGCCGGACGGCCAGGTGGGCATGATCAGCGCCGCGTCACTCGTCAACCTCGTGCCGTACGACGTGTACGACGCCTGGGTGACGCTTCCGAAGGGCGGCGCGGGCGGCTCCGAGAAGACCGCGGGCGCCACGGGCACCCCGGCGGACACGACCGGTGGTGCCGCCCGGTCCGGGGCTACCGCGCTGCGTCCGGTTCCGGCAACCGCGCCGGAGGGCGGGGGGCTCGACCTCAAGGCCTTCCAGAACCTCGGCTACACGGGTGAGTGGTTCGTCTTCGCCGCGTTCGTGGTCTTCATGTGGTTCCGGCTGCTGCGCCGGGAGGCGGAGGCCGCACGGGACGTGCAGCTGGGGCTGGTCCCCGAGGCGGAGACGCCGGGGGCCGAGGCTGCGGCGCCGGGCGAGGCGGAGGCCCGTTCCGGGGCGTGA